Genomic DNA from Mauremys mutica isolate MM-2020 ecotype Southern chromosome 13, ASM2049712v1, whole genome shotgun sequence:
aaaaacctttcatGTCTTCCTAGTATTAccttagattattaaaactgagCATTTAAAATTCCAATATGCTTTTAATCACTTGTGTTAGGGTTACTTAGCATTTCAGTTTGGACAGTAGACATGctcttagaccaggggtgggcttTGGATCTAGCCCACGAGATTTTCTCTCCTGTGGCGTCATGGGCCctgcgccgctcccagaagcagctggcaccacatccctgtgccccctggggaaggggggtgcaaAGGACTCCATacactgcccttgcctgtgggtacctccctgaagctcccattggccgggaacggggaaccgtggccagtgggagctttgggggaggtacccacaagCGAGGGCAATGCATAGAGCCCTCTACTCTCCcccgtgcccccaccccccaggggctgcagggatgtggtgccggccgcttcccgGAGCGGGGACAGGGCAGGTAGGTAGGGCGCCTGCACTGGCCACAgtgcatgctgctgccacccaagagctgctccaggtaagcggtgccgggctgcaccccgtaccccaaccccttgctgcACCCCGTACCCCAATCccttgctgcaccctgcaccccaaccccctgccttgagccccttgctgcacttgcaccccccctgccctgagccccttcctgcacactgcaccccctcccacaccctgcattcCCTCccgcaacccaaccccctgccccaggcctacATTCATGTCCCTGCATTTAATTTCCCCATccagatgcggccctcgggccaaaaagtttgcccatcacGGTCTTACCTTGCCTCCTCACCAGTATTTAAGACCTCTGGGTGCTGAGGAAAATCTGTTAAGAGTTAAATTACCTtggaaagaaggaaagagaagccaGCAAACCTTACCCTTTGCATCCCCAATGGCTTTAGAGTCCTAGAGGAAAATTCCACTCATGATTTCACTTGCAGATATCTGTCTCTTTGCCAAGTTCAGTGACTCACTCCTCTCTTAAAGGAATATCCGGGTGATCCGGAGGCAGTTTGAAGATGTGTTTGAAAAGGCATCTTTAGATAATGACAGGAGACTGTACATGTAAGTACGTGCCAAGGCCCTGCCACAACATTCTGCTGTGTTCTTAAACAGGCATTAGGCACAGATGTGACCCCAGAGTGGCAGAGGTGGGTCTGAGACATTCTTTTTACATCACGCTCAGTAAATGGCAACTTTCAATCCAAATTGGTGGCATATCCCTCTCTTTTGAGAGTTAGTAGGTTTTACATTTTTATCCTCTTCAATAAGAAATCCAGAGCTTGCTATTTCTGGATTCACCGGAACTGAAATAGTTTTAGAAATGTTTCTGCGGTTTTTTTTGCGTATATAAAATTAACCCAATATCACATGGAGGCATAAATTCCCTCTTCTGAACCACAGCCCTGAGGACCCAGCAGGATGGCCTGtttcgtgtgtgtgtatgtacaaaaACAGCGTAGCTGttatagagcagtgtttctcaagctTTTTGGTACCAGGGACTGGCTTACTGCCTTCTTAAAGTGTGTCAGGGAGATCTTAGGGACCGGCGCCGGTCCACAGaccagtcattgagaaacactgttctagaggGTGCCTCAAAGAAGACTCTTCTGCTGACCGGCAGTGAGACACGTTTCTCATGGGAACATATGTTTACTGGGAGAACTTTATTTCATAGTTATTTGTGCCACCATAGGAAGCACTGTTTCCTTACTGTACTCAGTTTTTGTAACCTCCAACTTGTTCATTAGTTGGAGAAAGTCTCACTATTTCTGCTCTTCAGTCTCCTGGAGTCCTGACACAGGTCAGTTTGATGTTTCTATGGTTATGTTCTCCCCACCCCGACTTTTTAATCAGAGGTATATCAAACAATGTGTACACTTCCTCCAGGAATTCCTCCTTTCTTACTGACTGAATCCCTTTAAATCATTCCTGGTAATAACTAGTTTCTCCGGCTGTTACTCACTGATCACGTACAGAATTGGTGAAGCCAGAGCTTGGTCTTGTGGTAGCTGCTGAACTGGAGAGTGGATATACCAAGATCACCTGCATTATCAGGATATCAAAGTTGTTCATATCTGAGACTTAATGCAAATCTAGGGCAAACTGCTCTTCCAGTGATTTGTGAAGAACAACTCCCAGTATTTTAagacagtagttctcaaactgtggtctatGGAGTGTTAGCTAGTCCTCTGCAGAGAGAAGGCAGGTCACATAGTGCTGCCTCATTCTTCCAGCTGGTGGTGTCGCATCCAGGCTCTTCATTGCAAAGAAAAATCTGGGTGtccatagaaacaaagaggacAGTCTTGATGCATCTACCCTGGACCACTTCTGCAGAGCAGCAGATGGAGCCAGAGCTATCAACCAGAGCCACTGGTGGGAGAGGATTGTCCTGGAGAGAAGAAAACCAAACCGTATATCCAGGGGtagtggagggagaggaggacaAGGCAGTTGGTGTGGCGTTTGGGCTTGACGCAAAGTTTGcggggtgaggttctttggcctgaattacacaggaggtcagtataatggtcacttctggttttaaaatatatgaatttTCACTAGAGAagggaagcagccagcagagaaGTATGTGCAGGAGAGCTGAGAAGGGGGACTAGTAGCAGAAGAGCACTGGCAAGGGTGTGAGGGGATGTCAAGGAGACAGtggatgaaatcttggccccattgacttcaatgggagcttgccattaatttcaacatagccaagatttcacccaaagtGCAATTAGCTTTTACTGTGATCAAGAGTAGAAGGCTGGTGGTATtaaatgcagttaaaaatacatCAGAACTTTCCTACCATCACTTCTCCATAGAAGCAGTTTTTTTtagttgccacagggatgttatgcaACAACAAATAGGAGGGGATATGATCTGTGCACTGGGACAGGAGGTgcttttaaaaaactgaataaCTGTTGCTCTAGAAGGAGATTGTCTGATTGTATGTTCTGAATGCTCCATTTCTCAAATTGTTGCTATTCTGATGCATAACCAGAGGCTTCTAGCTACTCTTCTGTGAAAAGCCTTGCATGCGTGCTGTACACAGCTGGCTCCATAATCCGTTGCTTGTCCCACTAGCTAATCATTACCCGCAGAGCTGTCTATATGTGTATTGTTCTTCCCAGATGTTAGCTTTGAGACATGGGGGGAGAGCCATCCCTGTTACAGCCTGAGGGCTAGAGGAGGATGGATTGATATGATGGTTTTTATTCTAGGGAAGGCCAAGAGATTGCAGTGGTGTATTACAGAGAAGGTTACATGCCAGAGAACTATAACAAACAGGTGGGTACTgactgcttttatttaaaaagcaaacaccaAGTGCAGTTACTCTGAACGGGGTCATTTGTCCCTCAGGTCTGTAAATTAAATCCCTTAATTATCTGAGCTTCTTCAGTGTACGCCTGGCATTCAGATAGTGCTGAGTTGGAGAATATCTGGGGCGTGTGAACAGATTTCTTCTCAAAAGAATTTTCTACTGCACATTGTTGTCATGTTTTATAGAAGCAGTTCAGTGCTTTTACAAAGCTGAAGGGGAAACATTCACTAGTAATGAATAGGGCTAACCCTCTGACTAGAGATAATGTCTGACCTGGAGTATTGCATTAGGACCATGTTGGAAAAGTACATGGTCTGAAATGGATTTTTATCCTTATTTAAGAGGCTTTAGGCAATAAGGTACTTTCAGACTAGCACCAGAGCGTAGAACTTAATCATCACCACCAGTGCTGAGCTGTCTGTCTGTGCCAATCCAGTGGAGAATATCCAGGCTGACCTATGGCTCATTTGCTAGTGCTTCTTCCAGCAGTAGCAAGGGACCCCCACGGATTTGGGTCTGCATGCCTTCCGTGTGCCCCTTTCCTCCCCGCTGGGGCTGCATGAGAATGTTTAACTATAGGAAGTGGAATACATGTGGTGGATCAGGGAACCTAGATTAATTCAAGTGACTTTTGCTATATCTCCCTCTTAGAACTGGGAGGCACGGTTGTTGATTGAAAGGTCCAAAGCAGTCAAGTGTCCTGACATTGCTACCCAGCTTGCTGGGACCAAAAAAGttcagcaggagctgagccagcCAGGAGTCGTGGAGAGATTACTGCCCAGCCAGGCTGAGGCGGTTGCTCGGATAAGAGCGACATTTACTGGCCTCTATTCCCTGGATATGGTAAGTAGTCTCATCTGTGTGGTGCATAAGTCAACACTTCTGTCTCCTACTTAGTTCACACCTGCTTTCATTTGATTGTGTGACCTTTCAGTTAAAAACTACAGTACACTAGGAGAGTAGTGAAAAACGCATTTAACAAACCCTCTCTTAAACACAGTGCCAAATTTAAGActtcaagtctttttttttttttttctggcctcTCCAGTGAATTTCGTGGAGTGTGGTATTTCTGCTCAATTTTGGAGTACAGAATGAACTGGCTGCTTTTTGGAGATAGAAACAAGGACAGGAATATTGCAGGGATTTTGTTATTGCTATTTCTGTCTCCCACTAGGACGAAGAAGGTGCTAAGGTGGTTGCAATGGCCATTGCTGATCCAGAACGATATGTCCTAAAGCCTCAGCGGGAAGGCGGAGGTATTCAACTTCCTTGCTATGTGATTTGTAAGCTACAgagcccagcagcctgtctggagGATCAGGCCTTTGCACTTCTCTAGgatatttgttttgtattttcattGCAGTGCTTGTAAGATACATGGAACAGGCAAGGTGCCTTATAACGCCATATTTGGTGTATGTAATACTTCGGCTTTCCTCTTACCAGCTGTGGCATTAGGACACAAAAGTGGCTTAAAGCCATTTTAGCCCCCTTCTGTTGGCTGTGAGTTGTGTTGCATCTCTTGGAGGCATAGCACAAAATCTCACCCAGCAAGTTTACTTTATCTTACGCCCTCTCCCATCTATTCTTGCCCACGTAGTACAAGCATCCAACATCCTATGTTGACTGGTCAGCTTTGGTTTTCCTTCTCTTTCCTGTCCCTTGAACATGGAGAGATGTCTTTTTAACCTGTCTTTCAAACCTgcaggctgttctgcagccatGAGCCAGCCCCTGTGCGACCCCCTTATTGCTAGTGCTGCTGATTGCAGTTGTTGGGGTGGGCGATCACTGAGGAATCTCAGGACCTAGACTAGTGGAAACCAGGCTCATAGAATTGAATCTAGAATTCCATGGAGAGCCAGTGCAGTCTCCAGGGGTTGGTGATTGCATCCATCCGTGTTGCTTAATGGGTGGGTGTTCACATTTGCACCATTTGGGGTTTCTTCAGGGCCACCTAATGTAACTGGATCTAATGGCTTCTGCTGTGGGGAATTGTTGAAATGTATGATTGTATGTTACCAGGGAACAATCTCTATGGGGAAGAGCTCAAGCAACTTCTGGAGAAGATTAAAGACAGCCCTGAGAGGGCCTCCTATATCCTAATGGATAAGATCACACCTCAGACATCGATGAATTACTTGCTCAGGGCTCACAGTCCCCTGAAAATATCAGAATGTGTCTCTGAGTTGGGGGTCTTTGGCATCTACGTCAGGTGAGAAGTTGGCTTTCTTTGCAATATTGCCGTGTCCCGTCTCTGCCATCCCCTCAGCTTTGGTAAATTAAAACAGTTCTGAGCAGCAGGCATTACAATGGAGCCGCACCAGCCAGACAAGTGGGTGGACGTGAGTTCATAACAGAAATACAAGTCTTCCAACATCACCTCTGTCAGTAGCTTTCTGTGCATGTCACACAGACACCAACCGTTGGCACACTTGCACTCCCAGCTAGTGCCAGACCATACCAGAATACAACTAGAATTCATGCCAGCAGACTGGAACATAAACagcctgaagtaaaaaaaaaaaaaaaaaattagaaacttGATTTCCAAGGGTGTCATCTTCAGGATCTTAGGCCCTGCAGGAATTTCATGAGCCTGGGGCCACAGAGAAAAAGATTAATATTGCAAGGTCTCTGTGTGCCCTGTGGTGCTGAGTTGTGCAGCAGCCTCAAATACATTCCAGGCCAGAGGTTTTCACTGAATGGACTATGATACTGAGCAATACTGCTTACAGTACAGTTTTCCCTGTACTATGTATTTTGATACTACGTCAGCTGATGCTTTGACTTTCCTCTTCTTTTTGTGTAAAGACAAAAACAACCCCTCCAGGGTCCCTAGAAATGTTGCCATGATTTCAAAATAGAAACCCATTATATACAGCTGTAAAGACAAACATTCTCCCCAGCAATACTTACAGCCAAATACTGCGGCATATGCTAGTCAGGAAGAACTAAAGTGCAATTGATGAGAAATTGACTAGCCTTTGTACAAGCCCAATGCAAACAGTAGTCAACATACCTGGGGCAAgagaaactgcttttaaaattgaaaaatggAGCTAGTGCCATAGGAAACTTCTtagttttaaaactattttaactTAACAATGTTTTTCTTTCCCCTCTCGCAGCCAGCCTGCCCTAATCTCAGGCAGGTAGGCAGGCCTGGTTGCCTCTTATTTCCCTGCCATGCGTTGAAGGCACAAAGTCTAATGAATTtcctgaatttaatttgccagtATAGCTCTTTCTTGGGCTGTGACCAGGGATAATGGATATGACAGTGCTATTATTACATTGTTCCTTAGGTAGATTACTCCTCCTGAAACAGGCGCACGTCTAATCTTTTGGGGGCAGGGTCTATCTTTTTTGTTTGTGCATTGCCTACCACTGTGGAATTCTGGCCCAGGACTacagctcctaggtgctacagtaatacaaacctGTCAACAGAAGAGAAGCCCAAAGTGTTTTACACATGTCCTATtgcccagggctgtggcagagggggaCCAGGCTAGAATTCTCCAGATCTAGGATCAGTAGAAATGCCACACATTGCATAAAGCTTTAAATTTTGCAGCTGCTCACTTTAACCTTTCATTGCAGGCAGGGGAAGGACATTGTGGTGAATAAGCACGTTGGTCACCTCTTGCGAACCAAGGCAATTGAGCATGCAGATGGCGGGGTGGCAGCTGGGGTGGCTGTACTGGATACTCCCTATGTGATATGAAGAGGATACCTCCCACATCTGTTGCCCTAACTGCTGCCAGAAGAGCTGTGATTTCCTTTAGGGTTTGATTACTTCAGTGTCTTGATAAATGTCTGTAATCAGGACCGCAGGGACATGCCCTCCTTGTGATCAGTGGGCCAGGAGGGGGAATGTGCAATCACACTTGTACCAAATACTTTTGtgctactcaccccccccccctttcttgtCTTTCCTTTTTAATTCTTCCCTCAGTCTTGAGTTCTCATCTCATCTTTTTGCCTTATTGATAAGGAGTTGGGATTTCCCTATGTACCCTCTTCAAGACACTACAGCTGCTCAGTCGCTCCTTAAGTGCCTGATCCCAGAGGGTTAAATGTGCCTTCCACATTTCCTGCTTCTCAGTTAGTTGCTACCTATGAGGGCATTTGCTTTCTGGCCAAAGGAAAGGAAGATGGAGAACAAAAATGAGGGTAGATGGATTTAGTTAAGGGCTCCCTCCCCCAATGCTGCTAGCCTTTGTATcagagagagagcctggagcacaGGGCCTGGTGTGAGGCCTAAACCAAAGTCAACAAAAAAAAGCTATGAGCGAAATTCATTCTCTTAAAAAGCAGATGCTTGCTTACACGTTCACTGTCTGGTAAATGAACGAGGCAAAGCAGAGCTAGCATTGCTAAAACACAGGCATTCCGAAGAAGTTTTAGGTACAGGGTATTaatgtaaacacattccagaaggctaGTACAGGTACACCACAACATAGTTATGGAATAAACACAATCCTAGGAGATTGTACAGAGAAACACTAACCCCAAGTAGGACAAAGAGAGGAGGCTAAAATGATGGATGGAGATGTCTTGTTCAAACCAGCACGAACAAGGTGTAGGGTTGGTAACTAACCATGACGGGATTGTAATACATAACTTGAttgtatcagtgtataaaagGAGAAATTATAGGGGGGGCAATAGAAAATCCTGCTGCTGACTGAGCTGAGCCCATGTCACTGGGCACTCATAGCATACATGTAACCATAGAGCCAGGGTGCTAATGCTGTGTCTTAAGGGAAATAAACCTGGCCGAGGGCCTTTGCCACCAAACAGAGTCTGGTCTTTCTGGGTAATATTATGGAGGTCTGCTGTACTAGctctctgcacagagctgggacagtGCACACACAAACTGAGCACTGGCTGTCCCTGACTGCTGATTTGGTCAGGGTGAGTTGTCCACTGTAGGACTTGCCATCTAACATGACAAACTCTGAGTTAGGGAACCTGCTTACCTTTCCCTTCAAATCCCCACAGCGTTTGATGAGGAATAGACCTGCTGGGTAACAAGTGAAGACAGGCCCTAggagtttaaaaaagaaagtgggGAAAGGCGGACTGGAATACATAAGGCTATGGTAGGGACAGTAGCCTAAAAAGTGTAGAATATTGAAAACTATTGCCATGGCTGTGAGATGGCTAAGACAACATGCCACAAAATTGATGCGACAAGTAACAGAACCAAAATGAGAAGAAGTAACCCAAGCTGTCAGGGACTGGAACGCCAGGGCATCAGGCAGTTCAGATGCATGATATTTTCCTGTTTCATTTGCTCAAGCATAAGAATCTGGGAACCGCAATAGAAAATCTGCAAAAAAGTGCCATCTCCCAGCATAAATATAGGAGGGCAAGAACAAACTGCAGGTACTTTCATAGCACCTGGTATGTGGGCACAGAAATGGGAGAAGGTGGCTTTAGCAAAATTAAAAATTGGAACATGGGACTGATGGAGTGGGTGGTGCAATGGGGACATGTGGAATGATCTAGACCAACCCCGTCTAACAATCCTGGGCAGGGGCTACTGCACCATCACCTTATGATAAGAACCAGGTCTTGGCAAAACCTAAACCGAGACAGTGGTACCTCTTAGAATGGGAGAAGCAAATGGAGAGGGGGCGGAAGAACACTCAGATGGGTCTTTCCAAAGACTGGAGATTGAATAGGTAAAGAAACACAATGGTTAACAGGTTTCATTAGACAACATGGGCTGTGAACTGATCACAGGTAAGGCTACGATTAAGtgatggaatccgtgacttccagcgacctctgacttcagtctgtggttgggagctgcagggtcccctgtcgcctgtgggggcagggagctgctgtagCCCTGCCACCTCTAGTGGGCCCCGGAGCTCCAAGCTGCCGCGGGTGGCAGGAACCCCACAGGTTCTGGCCGCCATGGGTGCTAGGGTaaccctgagctcctggctgccgCAGGCTGTGGAGaatccccagagctcccagcccccgtgAGGGAACCCTTGAGCTCACAGGCCCCCAGAGCTGTGAGCAGCAGGGGtaccctgcggctcctagccccCACAAGTGGCAGGGGCACTCCACAGCTCCTGGCTGTgggggaaaagacggttactcaccgttgtaactgttgttcttcgagatgtgttgctcctatccattccagttaggtgtgcgcgccatgcgtgcacgg
This window encodes:
- the GSS gene encoding glutathione synthetase isoform X1; amino-acid sequence: MTAHLTIWEDVLHNEQLIPEVAAIAVDAALLEGVLMRTKEEPSSSNVVNYAPFTLLPSVVPSTIFEQAYAVQQDFNLLVDTISQNAEFLERTLASTIKVDDFTAHLFKIYKQVLKEGFAQSVFLGINRSDYMIDHGADGTPALKQIEINTIAASFGGLTSRTTAVHRHILNVLGKSKEALKLLDNNPCKGIALGIAKAWELYGSARAVVMVLVADTQRNIFDQRCVENELWTRNIRVIRRQFEDVFEKASLDNDRRLYMEGQEIAVVYYREGYMPENYNKQNWEARLLIERSKAVKCPDIATQLAGTKKVQQELSQPGVVERLLPSQAEAVARIRATFTGLYSLDMDEEGAKVVAMAIADPERYVLKPQREGGGNNLYGEELKQLLEKIKDSPERASYILMDKITPQTSMNYLLRAHSPLKISECVSELGVFGIYVRQGKDIVVNKHVGHLLRTKAIEHADGGVAAGVAVLDTPYVI